One Luteimonas sp. MC1825 DNA segment encodes these proteins:
- a CDS encoding LolA-related protein — MRTPFVEVRGSAMLKAPLRIEGVYARPDADTLVREVRAPYVETTTIRGGRATIVRGSRAPRSFALSRAPELAGLQASFGALLGGDTAALGQSYRTTASGSREDWTLVLAPRDPALAATLRDITLRGRGAELRCIETRPIDGELQRTLLAGAARSAGVGADAATLAALCRQPGAGTQ; from the coding sequence ATGCGCACGCCGTTCGTGGAGGTGCGCGGTTCGGCGATGCTGAAGGCCCCGCTGCGCATCGAGGGCGTCTACGCGCGCCCCGACGCCGACACGCTGGTACGCGAGGTCCGCGCGCCGTACGTCGAGACCACCACCATCCGCGGCGGCCGCGCCACCATCGTGCGCGGCAGCCGCGCGCCGCGCAGCTTCGCGCTGTCGCGCGCGCCCGAACTTGCCGGGCTGCAGGCCAGCTTCGGCGCGCTGCTGGGCGGCGACACCGCGGCGCTGGGGCAGAGTTACCGCACCACGGCGAGCGGGAGCCGCGAGGACTGGACGCTGGTGCTTGCGCCGCGTGACCCCGCGTTGGCTGCCACGCTGCGCGACATCACCCTGCGCGGCCGCGGCGCGGAGCTGCGCTGCATCGAGACGCGGCCGATCGATGGCGAGCTGCAGCGCACGCTGCTGGCGGGCGCGGCGCGTTCGGCTGGCGTGGGTGCCGACGCGGCGACGCTGGCCGCGCTCTGCCGCCAGCCCGGCGCCGGCACGCAATGA
- a CDS encoding lysophospholipid acyltransferase family protein: MEVAEPAALRLAWRTHNALGFVFMLAWTAGWISLALLLLGLTRRRDLALRMAARGWAPTLIAGAGARLEVEGAEDIDWSRARLLVANHQSIIDICALFRAVPVPLHFLLKQEMARVPFVGWYARACGMLFIERDNPRSGPLLRRQAAALLRDGHSLCLFPEGTRSRSGTVAPFKGGAFQSAIDAGVEVLPVAIEGASAVLPPDRMFRVRPGVIRVRIGAPLPTSGDTGPVARQALADAAHASVQALLRRPS, from the coding sequence ATGGAAGTGGCCGAACCGGCCGCGCTTCGCCTCGCCTGGCGTACCCACAATGCCCTCGGTTTCGTGTTCATGCTGGCCTGGACCGCGGGCTGGATCAGCCTCGCCCTGCTGCTGCTGGGGCTGACGCGCCGCCGCGACCTGGCGCTGCGGATGGCCGCGCGCGGCTGGGCGCCCACGCTGATCGCCGGTGCCGGCGCGCGCCTGGAGGTCGAGGGCGCCGAGGACATCGACTGGTCGCGCGCACGCCTGCTGGTCGCCAACCACCAGTCGATCATCGACATCTGCGCACTGTTCCGCGCGGTTCCCGTGCCGCTGCACTTCCTGCTCAAGCAGGAGATGGCGCGGGTACCGTTCGTGGGCTGGTATGCGCGCGCCTGCGGGATGCTGTTCATCGAGCGCGACAACCCGCGCTCCGGACCCCTGCTGCGGCGCCAGGCCGCAGCCCTGCTGCGCGACGGCCACAGCCTGTGCCTGTTCCCGGAGGGCACGCGCAGCCGCAGCGGCACGGTGGCGCCGTTCAAGGGCGGCGCGTTCCAGTCGGCGATCGATGCCGGCGTGGAGGTACTGCCGGTCGCCATCGAAGGCGCCAGCGCGGTGCTGCCGCCCGACCGCATGTTCCGCGTCCGCCCGGGGGTCATCCGCGTGCGCATCGGCGCGCCGCTGCCGACCAGCGGCGACACCGGGCCCGTCGCCCGCCAGGCCCTGGCCGATGCGGCGCATGCCTCCGTGCAGGCGCTGCTGCGCCGCCCGTCCTGA
- a CDS encoding ketosynthase, protein MVLGLQVVMAVAYALLAHAASATGDGRFAYAALLSLVVMMLAAGIAARRAWAWLLLPVSLAACHALYLAGLAGMPLLLVPVAFVALVAWVFGRSLRSPHGALITRIVAALDGSTPATLAPDLLSYSRGLTAAWAWVLGGMALANLALALAAEPGGLLASLGIAPPVSITLEQWSLFANLLTYGVVGGFFAIEFMYRNRRFPGRYVSFLSFLRQMAGLGPAFWRDFLR, encoded by the coding sequence ATGGTCCTCGGCCTGCAGGTGGTGATGGCGGTCGCGTACGCACTGTTGGCGCATGCCGCCAGCGCCACCGGCGACGGCCGCTTCGCCTACGCGGCGCTGCTGTCACTGGTGGTGATGATGCTGGCAGCCGGCATCGCCGCGCGCCGCGCATGGGCGTGGCTGCTGCTGCCCGTGTCGCTCGCGGCCTGCCACGCGCTGTACCTTGCCGGCCTTGCCGGGATGCCCTTGCTGCTGGTGCCGGTGGCGTTCGTGGCGCTGGTCGCCTGGGTGTTCGGGCGCAGCCTGCGCTCGCCGCACGGTGCGTTGATCACCCGCATCGTGGCCGCGCTGGATGGCTCCACGCCGGCCACGTTGGCACCGGACTTGCTGTCCTACAGCCGCGGCCTGACGGCGGCCTGGGCCTGGGTGCTCGGCGGCATGGCGTTGGCCAACCTCGCACTGGCGCTTGCCGCGGAGCCAGGTGGCCTGCTGGCCAGCCTGGGGATCGCGCCGCCGGTGTCGATCACGCTGGAGCAGTGGTCGCTGTTCGCGAACCTGCTGACGTATGGCGTGGTCGGCGGGTTCTTCGCGATCGAGTTCATGTACCGCAACCGGCGTTTCCCGGGCCGCTATGTCAGTTTTCTCTCGTTCCTGCGCCAGATGGCGGGGTTGGGCCCGGCGTTCTGGCGCGACTTCCTGCGCTGA
- a CDS encoding phosphopantetheine-binding protein, which translates to MSSQTAAERELAELLVESLNLEDVDPAAIDPEAPLFNTGLGLDSIDALELALAVGKRYGFQLRSDNEENLRIFASLRALSAHVEQQRT; encoded by the coding sequence ATGTCCAGCCAGACCGCCGCCGAACGCGAACTCGCCGAACTCCTGGTCGAAAGCCTGAACCTCGAGGACGTCGATCCGGCCGCCATCGACCCGGAGGCGCCGCTGTTCAACACCGGGCTGGGCCTGGATTCGATCGATGCGCTCGAGCTCGCGCTGGCGGTCGGCAAGCGCTACGGCTTCCAGCTGCGTTCGGACAACGAGGAAAACCTGCGCATCTTCGCCTCGCTGCGCGCGTTGTCGGCGCACGTCGAGCAGCAGCGCACCTGA
- a CDS encoding NAD(P)/FAD-dependent oxidoreductase: MPNTIEDTDASTHDIDTDVLVIGGGPAGSTAATLLARRGWRVLMLEKALHPRFHIGESLLPMNMPILERLGVLEQVRAIGVHKRGADFTVQDASGRTNVFRFDRALDAGFDHAFQVKREEFDELLFRHARDNGVDAREQAQVEAVDFEAGRPARARARQADGSMLRVRMRYVVDASGRDTFVGRKLKLKQKSRQHQSAAIFSHFRGVERRPGLDAGNVTVDRFEHGWCWLIPLRDDVMSVGAVCHPAYLKQRRGNNDDFLMQTLALAPSVAARMRGAERVAPVHATGNYSYGCSRMAGAGWVMAGDAFAFIDPVFSAGVYLAMKSAEHAADVVDGSLREPARERALQRAMDRHLRGGLRHFTWFIHRFTTPVMQRLFANPRNTLQLEQAVVSMLAGDVFDNRRVLRRLRVFRLLYAANAVAIAPQALRGWLRRRRQVNEQFSGDTLQDGNP; encoded by the coding sequence ATGCCGAACACGATCGAAGACACGGACGCCTCCACGCACGACATCGACACCGACGTACTGGTGATCGGTGGCGGCCCCGCCGGCTCCACCGCTGCCACCCTGCTGGCCCGGCGCGGCTGGCGCGTGCTGATGCTGGAAAAGGCGCTGCACCCGCGCTTCCACATCGGCGAGTCGCTGCTGCCGATGAACATGCCCATCCTCGAGCGGCTCGGGGTGCTGGAGCAGGTGCGCGCGATCGGCGTGCACAAGCGCGGCGCGGACTTCACCGTGCAGGACGCGTCGGGCAGGACCAACGTGTTCCGTTTCGATCGCGCGCTCGACGCGGGCTTCGACCATGCGTTCCAGGTCAAGCGCGAGGAGTTCGACGAGCTGCTGTTCCGCCACGCGCGCGACAACGGCGTGGACGCGCGCGAACAGGCGCAGGTGGAAGCGGTCGACTTCGAAGCCGGCCGGCCGGCGCGTGCCCGCGCGCGCCAGGCGGACGGGAGCATGCTGCGCGTGCGCATGCGCTACGTGGTCGACGCCAGCGGCCGGGACACGTTCGTCGGCCGCAAGCTCAAGCTCAAGCAGAAGAGCCGCCAGCACCAGTCGGCGGCGATCTTCAGCCATTTCCGCGGCGTCGAGCGCCGCCCGGGGCTGGATGCCGGCAATGTCACCGTCGACCGCTTCGAGCACGGCTGGTGCTGGCTGATCCCGCTGCGCGACGACGTGATGAGCGTCGGCGCGGTGTGCCACCCGGCCTACCTGAAGCAACGCCGCGGCAACAACGACGACTTCCTGATGCAGACCCTGGCGCTGGCGCCGTCGGTTGCCGCGCGCATGCGCGGGGCCGAGCGCGTGGCACCGGTGCATGCGACGGGCAACTATTCCTATGGCTGCAGCCGCATGGCCGGCGCCGGCTGGGTGATGGCCGGCGACGCGTTCGCGTTCATCGACCCGGTGTTCTCGGCCGGCGTGTACCTGGCGATGAAGAGCGCCGAGCACGCGGCCGACGTCGTCGACGGCAGCCTGCGCGAGCCGGCGCGCGAGCGCGCCCTGCAGCGCGCCATGGACCGGCACCTGCGCGGCGGCCTGCGGCATTTCACGTGGTTCATCCACCGCTTCACCACGCCGGTGATGCAGCGCCTGTTCGCCAATCCGCGCAATACGCTGCAGCTCGAGCAGGCCGTGGTCTCGATGCTGGCCGGCGACGTGTTCGACAACCGCCGCGTGCTGCGGCGGCTGCGCGTGTTCCGCCTGCTGTACGCGGCCAACGCCGTGGCGATCGCGCCGCAGGCCCTGCGTGGGTGGTTGCGGCGCCGCCGCCAGGTCAATGAACAGTTCAGCGGCGACACGCTGCAGGACGGCAATCCATGA
- a CDS encoding pteridine-dependent deoxygenase produces the protein MSHLPDASPAAPRLAVDYVHADAPGALLGDDTLAVFGFGADVPQALADPRYLRVPLEPHGDAPYEVWRANAPVMRGRDGDIQWASDGQLLFGAIEVDEGEGGIEAAARHAYARLVAFTRDSRTPHLLRIWNYIDAITVGQGDAERYRAFCIGRAGGLGDFDARALPAATAIGRCDEARVVQVYWLAAHAPGTPVENPRQVSAYHYPRQYGPQPPSFARAMLAADGSAMPLLLSGTAAVVGHASMHEGELLAQVDETFANFDALLASARARCPGLPPRFGDGTRLKVYVRDRADLPVVAAALERRFGDTVPRVLLHAAICRRELAVEIDGVHGSPVLPVTS, from the coding sequence ATGAGCCACCTGCCGGATGCCTCGCCCGCCGCCCCGCGGCTCGCCGTCGATTACGTCCACGCCGATGCGCCCGGGGCCTTGCTCGGCGACGACACGCTGGCGGTGTTCGGCTTCGGTGCCGACGTCCCGCAGGCGCTCGCCGATCCGCGCTACCTGCGCGTGCCGCTGGAGCCGCATGGCGATGCGCCGTACGAAGTCTGGCGCGCCAACGCGCCGGTGATGCGTGGCCGCGACGGCGACATCCAGTGGGCGAGCGATGGCCAGCTGCTGTTCGGCGCCATCGAGGTGGACGAAGGCGAAGGCGGCATCGAGGCGGCGGCGCGCCATGCCTACGCGCGCCTGGTGGCATTCACCCGCGACAGCCGCACGCCGCACCTGCTGCGCATCTGGAACTACATCGACGCGATCACCGTCGGCCAGGGCGACGCGGAACGCTACCGCGCGTTCTGCATCGGTCGCGCCGGCGGCCTCGGTGATTTCGATGCGCGCGCGCTGCCGGCGGCCACCGCCATCGGCCGCTGCGACGAGGCGCGCGTGGTGCAGGTCTACTGGCTGGCCGCGCACGCGCCCGGCACGCCGGTCGAAAACCCGCGCCAGGTCAGCGCCTACCACTACCCGCGCCAGTACGGCCCGCAGCCGCCGAGCTTCGCCCGCGCCATGCTGGCCGCCGACGGCAGCGCGATGCCGCTGCTGCTGTCGGGCACGGCCGCCGTGGTCGGGCATGCCTCGATGCACGAAGGCGAACTGCTGGCGCAGGTGGACGAGACTTTCGCCAACTTCGACGCGCTGCTGGCGAGCGCGCGCGCGCGTTGCCCGGGATTGCCGCCGCGCTTTGGCGACGGCACGCGGCTCAAGGTGTACGTGCGCGACCGCGCGGACCTGCCGGTGGTGGCCGCCGCGCTTGAGCGCCGGTTCGGCGACACCGTGCCGCGCGTGCTGCTGCACGCGGCCATCTGCCGGCGCGAACTGGCCGTCGAGATCGACGGCGTGCACGGCAGCCCGGTGCTCCCGGTCACATCCTGA
- a CDS encoding PA domain-containing protein: MNKTLLACALAVASVAAIGTAQAATIIPVNMNAAGVGLNDPTPAVPVGNNPGKTVGEQRQIVYQFAADLWGAVLESDVDIRVRAQFTPLACEAASGVLGSAGARFIQRDFEGAVPATWYGEALANAIAGENLSPTEDEINSNFNSNLGTPGCLENSGWYYGLDGNTPAGRINFLDVVMHEIGHGLNFQGFHNLTTGAPQSGFTDIYSSFVYDNATSKAWNAMTNAERVAAAKSDALVWTGDEVTSQVPDALGPLVRLFVSGGLTAQYDYGTAAFGATPTPANFSGAIVLVNDGSPTNASQGCVASPAGAYAGKVALVDRGTCAFEIKANHAQNAGAIAVIVANNVEAIAGMAEDPSVNATVPTIMVALSAGNAIKTVLPNANAALQAVPGSFAGSDTQGRARLYSPAVLATGSTFSHFDVSHAPNALMEPSINQDLDGNLRLDLTPALYSDMGWTLNQGNAATRNGRCDTGVPVFDADVIGLVGGANLQAAAAMCSSTIKNKAGLASCLAPFVAKLRSVGAIPASAEASLRKCSL, encoded by the coding sequence ATGAATAAGACTTTGCTTGCGTGCGCACTGGCCGTCGCCTCGGTGGCCGCCATCGGCACCGCCCAGGCCGCGACCATCATCCCGGTCAACATGAACGCGGCTGGCGTGGGCCTCAACGATCCGACCCCGGCGGTGCCGGTCGGCAACAACCCCGGCAAGACGGTCGGCGAACAGCGCCAGATCGTGTACCAGTTCGCGGCCGACCTGTGGGGCGCGGTGCTGGAAAGCGACGTGGACATCCGCGTGCGCGCCCAGTTCACCCCGCTGGCCTGCGAGGCCGCCAGCGGCGTTCTCGGCTCCGCCGGCGCGCGCTTCATCCAGCGTGACTTCGAAGGCGCCGTGCCGGCCACCTGGTACGGCGAAGCGCTCGCCAACGCCATCGCCGGCGAGAACCTGTCGCCCACCGAAGACGAGATCAACAGCAACTTCAACTCCAACCTGGGCACCCCGGGCTGCCTGGAGAACTCCGGCTGGTACTACGGCCTGGACGGCAACACCCCGGCGGGGAGGATCAACTTCCTCGACGTGGTGATGCACGAGATCGGCCACGGCCTGAACTTCCAGGGCTTCCACAACCTGACCACGGGCGCGCCGCAGAGCGGTTTCACCGACATCTACTCGTCCTTCGTCTACGACAACGCCACCAGCAAGGCCTGGAACGCGATGACCAACGCCGAGCGCGTGGCTGCCGCGAAGTCCGACGCGCTGGTATGGACCGGCGACGAAGTCACCTCGCAGGTGCCGGATGCACTGGGCCCGCTGGTGCGCCTGTTTGTTTCCGGTGGCCTGACCGCGCAGTACGACTACGGCACGGCCGCGTTCGGTGCCACGCCCACGCCGGCGAACTTCAGCGGCGCGATCGTGCTCGTCAATGACGGCAGCCCCACCAACGCCTCGCAGGGTTGCGTGGCGTCGCCGGCCGGTGCGTACGCCGGCAAGGTCGCGCTGGTCGACCGCGGCACCTGCGCGTTCGAGATCAAGGCGAACCACGCCCAGAACGCCGGCGCGATCGCGGTGATCGTGGCGAACAACGTCGAGGCTATCGCGGGCATGGCCGAGGATCCCTCGGTGAATGCCACGGTGCCGACGATCATGGTCGCGCTGTCGGCGGGCAATGCCATCAAGACCGTGCTGCCGAACGCCAACGCCGCGCTCCAGGCCGTCCCGGGTTCCTTCGCGGGCTCCGATACACAGGGCCGTGCGCGCCTGTACTCCCCGGCTGTGCTGGCCACTGGCTCGACGTTCTCGCACTTCGACGTCAGCCATGCGCCCAACGCGCTGATGGAGCCGTCGATCAACCAGGACCTGGACGGCAACCTGCGCCTCGACCTGACGCCCGCGCTGTACTCGGACATGGGCTGGACGCTGAACCAGGGCAACGCCGCGACCCGCAATGGACGCTGCGACACCGGCGTGCCGGTGTTCGACGCCGACGTCATCGGGCTGGTCGGTGGTGCCAACCTGCAGGCGGCGGCTGCGATGTGCAGCAGCACGATCAAGAACAAGGCCGGCCTCGCGTCCTGCCTGGCTCCGTTCGTGGCCAAGCTGCGCTCGGTCGGTGCCATCCCGGCGAGCGCGGAAGCCTCGCTGCGCAAGTGCTCGCTGTAA
- the hemB gene encoding porphobilinogen synthase → MAYPDTRFRRMRRDAFSRRLMREHTLTADDLIYPVFVHEPAGRAAIASMPGIERMSIDDLLRDAETACELGVPALALFPVTAPDAKSLDAAAAWDDEGLCQRAVRALKARFPELGVITDVALDPYTSHGQDGLVDDRGYVTNDATVEALVRQALSHARAGADVVAPSDMMDGRIGAIRFALEEDGHVHTRILAYAAKYASSFYGPFRDAVGSASALGKADKRTYQMDPGNSDEALREVAADLDEGADMVMVKPGMPYLDVVRRVKDSFGVPTFAYQVSGEYAMLKAAAANGWLDERACVLESLLGFKRAGADGVLTYFALDAARWLREG, encoded by the coding sequence ATGGCCTATCCCGACACCCGTTTCCGGCGCATGCGCCGCGATGCGTTCTCGCGCCGGCTGATGCGCGAGCACACCCTGACCGCCGACGACCTGATCTATCCGGTGTTCGTGCACGAGCCCGCCGGCCGCGCGGCGATCGCCTCGATGCCCGGCATCGAACGCATGTCGATCGACGACCTGCTGCGCGACGCGGAGACCGCCTGCGAACTCGGCGTGCCGGCGCTGGCGCTGTTCCCGGTCACAGCGCCCGATGCCAAATCGCTCGATGCGGCCGCGGCCTGGGACGACGAAGGCCTCTGCCAGCGCGCGGTGCGCGCACTCAAGGCGCGCTTCCCGGAGCTGGGCGTGATCACCGATGTCGCCCTCGACCCCTACACCAGCCACGGCCAGGATGGCCTGGTCGACGACCGCGGCTACGTCACGAACGACGCAACCGTGGAAGCACTGGTGCGCCAGGCGCTGTCGCACGCGCGCGCCGGTGCCGACGTGGTCGCGCCCAGCGACATGATGGACGGCCGCATCGGCGCGATCCGCTTCGCGCTGGAAGAGGACGGCCACGTCCACACCCGCATCCTCGCCTATGCCGCCAAGTACGCCTCGAGCTTCTACGGCCCGTTCCGCGACGCCGTCGGCAGCGCGTCGGCACTCGGCAAGGCGGACAAGCGCACCTACCAGATGGACCCCGGCAACAGCGACGAGGCGCTGCGCGAAGTCGCGGCAGACCTCGACGAAGGCGCGGACATGGTGATGGTCAAGCCGGGCATGCCCTACCTCGACGTGGTGCGCCGGGTGAAGGACAGCTTCGGCGTGCCGACCTTCGCCTACCAGGTCAGTGGCGAGTACGCGATGCTCAAGGCCGCCGCCGCCAACGGCTGGCTCGACGAGCGCGCCTGCGTGCTGGAGTCGCTGCTCGGCTTCAAGCGCGCCGGGGCCGACGGCGTGCTGACCTATTTCGCGCTCGACGCCGCGCGCTGGCTGCGCGAGGGCTGA
- the aroE gene encoding shikimate dehydrogenase — protein MKHYAVFGHPVSHSLSPRIHAAFGRETGIPVDYVAIDADADGFRHALQAFASRGGAGANVTLPLKQLALDLCDDVTERARRAGAVNTLVRNGDTWHGDNTDGDGLVRDLTGRHALDLRARRTLLIGAGGAARGVAPALLDAGIGDLFIVNRTSAHADALADGLGQPGRVHPRHLSDIGSLGEFELVVNATSAARNTGLMGLPRSLVGRRMAAVDLNYGEAAVPFLAWARASGAHAVVDGLGMLVEQAALGFARWHGVEPETDEIYGELRAEHNHLITAD, from the coding sequence ATGAAGCATTACGCGGTATTCGGGCACCCGGTCTCGCACTCGCTCTCGCCGCGCATCCATGCCGCCTTCGGGCGCGAGACCGGCATTCCGGTGGATTACGTGGCCATCGACGCCGATGCGGACGGGTTCCGTCACGCACTGCAGGCGTTCGCCTCGCGCGGCGGCGCCGGTGCCAACGTCACCCTGCCACTCAAGCAACTGGCGCTCGACCTGTGCGATGACGTCACCGAACGCGCGCGCCGCGCCGGCGCGGTCAACACGCTGGTGCGCAACGGCGACACCTGGCACGGCGACAACACCGACGGCGACGGTCTGGTGCGCGACCTCACCGGGCGCCATGCGCTGGACCTGCGCGCGCGGCGCACGCTGCTGATCGGCGCCGGCGGCGCGGCGCGCGGGGTGGCACCGGCGCTGCTGGATGCCGGCATCGGCGACCTGTTCATCGTCAACCGCACCTCGGCGCATGCCGACGCGCTCGCCGACGGCCTGGGCCAGCCCGGGCGCGTGCACCCGCGGCACCTGTCCGATATCGGATCGCTGGGCGAGTTCGAACTGGTGGTCAACGCCACGTCGGCGGCGCGCAATACCGGGCTCATGGGGCTGCCGCGTTCGCTGGTCGGGCGGCGGATGGCGGCGGTCGACCTGAACTACGGTGAGGCGGCGGTGCCGTTCCTCGCCTGGGCGCGCGCCAGCGGCGCGCACGCGGTGGTCGACGGCCTGGGCATGCTGGTGGAACAGGCGGCACTGGGCTTCGCGCGCTGGCACGGCGTGGAACCCGAGACCGACGAGATCTACGGCGAGCTGCGTGCCGAACACAACCACCTGATCACCGCGGACTGA
- a CDS encoding gamma carbonic anhydrase family protein has protein sequence MSLRPYRGQFPRLGVRVYVDPAATVIGDVELGDDCSLWPGTVVRGDVNVVRIGARCNLQDGAIVHVSHAGPHSRMDGYATVIGDDVTIGHGAIIHACRIGNAALVGMGAIVMDGAVVEDNGYVGAGALVSPGKVVRSRELWLGNPARLVRMIDDAAVDGLLYSAAHYVRLKDEYLAAG, from the coding sequence ATGAGCCTCCGACCCTACCGCGGCCAGTTCCCGCGCCTTGGCGTGCGCGTCTATGTCGACCCGGCCGCCACCGTCATCGGCGACGTCGAACTCGGCGACGACTGCTCGCTGTGGCCCGGCACCGTGGTGCGCGGCGACGTCAACGTGGTGCGCATCGGCGCGCGCTGCAACCTGCAGGACGGCGCCATCGTGCACGTCAGCCATGCCGGACCGCATTCGCGCATGGACGGCTATGCCACGGTGATCGGCGACGACGTCACCATCGGCCATGGCGCGATCATCCACGCCTGCCGCATCGGCAACGCGGCGCTGGTGGGCATGGGCGCGATCGTGATGGACGGCGCGGTGGTCGAGGACAACGGCTACGTCGGCGCCGGTGCGCTGGTTTCCCCGGGGAAGGTCGTGCGCAGCCGCGAGCTGTGGCTCGGCAACCCGGCGCGGCTGGTGCGGATGATCGACGATGCCGCCGTGGACGGCCTGCTGTACAGCGCCGCGCACTACGTGCGCCTGAAGGACGAGTACTTGGCGGCCGGCTGA
- the xth gene encoding exodeoxyribonuclease III: protein MKIASWNVNSLNVRLPHLEQWLKDAAPDVVGIQETKLDDARFPDDALAALGYRSVFSGQKTYNGVAILARGQAPADVQIGIPGFEDEQKRVIAATVGDVRIVNLYVVNGQDVGTEKYAYKLRWLAAVRDWLAAERTQHPRLVVVGDFNIAPDERDVHDPAVWNEGHILTSTAERAALRALLALGLHDAFRLHNDEAGVFSWWDYRQAAFRRDMGLRIDLTLVSDALRAEAVASGIDREPRTWERPSDHAPAWVRLGG, encoded by the coding sequence TTGAAAATCGCCAGCTGGAACGTGAACTCGCTCAACGTGCGCCTGCCGCACCTCGAGCAATGGCTGAAGGACGCCGCGCCGGACGTCGTCGGCATCCAGGAGACCAAGCTCGACGATGCGCGCTTCCCCGACGACGCGCTGGCCGCGCTCGGCTACCGCAGCGTGTTCTCGGGGCAGAAGACCTACAACGGGGTGGCCATCCTCGCCCGCGGCCAGGCGCCCGCCGATGTGCAGATCGGGATCCCGGGGTTCGAGGACGAGCAGAAGCGGGTGATCGCCGCCACGGTCGGCGACGTGCGCATCGTCAACCTGTACGTGGTCAACGGCCAGGACGTCGGCACCGAGAAATACGCCTACAAGCTGCGCTGGCTGGCGGCGGTGCGCGACTGGCTGGCAGCCGAACGCACGCAGCATCCGCGGCTGGTGGTAGTGGGCGACTTCAACATCGCGCCCGACGAACGCGATGTGCACGACCCGGCGGTCTGGAACGAGGGGCACATCCTCACCTCCACCGCCGAGCGCGCTGCGCTGCGCGCCCTGCTCGCCCTCGGCCTGCATGACGCGTTCCGCCTGCACAACGACGAGGCCGGCGTGTTCAGCTGGTGGGACTACCGCCAGGCGGCATTCCGTCGCGACATGGGCCTGCGCATCGACCTGACGCTGGTGTCGGACGCCCTGCGCGCCGAGGCCGTGGCCAGCGGCATCGACCGCGAGCCGCGCACCTGGGAGCGTCCGAGCGACCACGCCCCGGCCTGGGTGCGCCTGGGCGGTTGA
- a CDS encoding GlsB/YeaQ/YmgE family stress response membrane protein yields the protein MNFIIYLIVGGIAGWLASMIMRTDGQQGLLLNIIVGIIGGFLGGWLLPAIGLGLGGGWIGFLITALIGAVILLAIVNLFRRGSVR from the coding sequence ATGAATTTCATCATCTACCTGATCGTTGGTGGCATCGCCGGCTGGCTCGCCAGCATGATCATGCGCACCGACGGACAGCAGGGCCTCCTGCTCAACATCATCGTCGGCATCATCGGCGGCTTCCTGGGTGGCTGGCTGCTGCCGGCCATCGGCCTCGGCCTGGGTGGCGGCTGGATCGGCTTCCTGATCACTGCGCTGATCGGCGCGGTCATCCTGCTGGCCATCGTCAACCTGTTCCGCCGTGGCAGCGTGCGCTGA
- a CDS encoding 4'-phosphopantetheinyl transferase superfamily protein: protein MPLAPGQLQVGPVRCAWQPYRHGAPAEPLVRTWLAGQLGGLPASLEITRDTHGRPLLGAGHGGFDASWSHSGDGLLMALAADVRIGIDLELERPRPKAQVLANRFFAASEAATLAALPDDRREGAFVRLWCAKEAVLKAHGQGLSFGLHRLVFAPDGDDWALVDCDPALGAPGDWTLHAFRPAPDYLATVAWRPRWP from the coding sequence ATGCCGCTTGCCCCCGGCCAGCTCCAGGTCGGCCCCGTCCGCTGCGCCTGGCAGCCCTACCGCCATGGTGCGCCCGCCGAGCCGCTGGTACGCACCTGGCTTGCCGGACAGCTCGGCGGCCTGCCCGCGTCGCTGGAGATCACCCGCGACACGCATGGCCGGCCGCTGCTGGGCGCGGGCCACGGCGGGTTCGACGCCAGCTGGAGCCACAGCGGCGACGGCCTGCTGATGGCGCTGGCGGCCGACGTGCGGATCGGCATCGACCTCGAGCTGGAGCGTCCGCGGCCCAAGGCGCAGGTGCTCGCCAACCGCTTCTTCGCCGCCAGCGAGGCGGCCACGCTTGCGGCGTTGCCCGACGACCGGCGCGAGGGCGCATTCGTCAGGCTGTGGTGCGCCAAGGAAGCGGTGCTGAAGGCGCACGGCCAGGGGCTGTCGTTCGGCCTGCACCGCCTGGTGTTCGCGCCCGACGGTGATGACTGGGCGCTGGTCGACTGCGATCCGGCACTGGGCGCACCCGGCGACTGGACGCTGCACGCGTTCCGCCCCGCGCCGGACTACCTGGCCACCGTCGCCTGGCGCCCGCGCTGGCCCTGA